The following proteins come from a genomic window of Kitasatospora sp. NBC_01246:
- a CDS encoding [protein-PII] uridylyltransferase: MTTQPDPPSRPAAGPATPPVRPSGDDGPPDHGTARARLLDTPGLVGTARRTALAALTDEWLAGLLAAAGAPAGVALVAVGGYGRGELSPRSDLDVLLLHDGPLDPELPERIWYPVWDAGASLDHSVRTLAEARTVAADDLKAQLGLLDARHIAGDRELTAGLRSAVLADWRAGAPNRLPELRELGRERAERHGELSFLLEPDLKEARGGLRDVVALNAIAATWLADAPRDGLDAAALRLADVRDALHLVTGRATERLSLQDQDQVAERLGVLDADTLLRQVYEAARTIAYASDVTWRAVDRVLAARTTRGRRSSRLSFPFTGTGRGGGAVARGAVQRRPLAEGVVEQDGEAVLAQGARPAADPVLPLRAAAAAAQNGLTISYATVRRLAAECRPLPVPWPDEAREQLVTLLGAGEACLPVWEALEAEGLITRLLPDWERVRCRPQRNAVHRWTVDRHLVETAVRAAAMTRRVARPDLLLVAALLHDIGKGWPGDHSEAGEVIVRDVAARMGFDHESVETLAVLVRHHLTLVETATRRDPDDPATVEAITKVVATLPQLELLHALTEADATATGPAAWSRWRASLVEGLAARAADRLAGAYPSPDPGRWGSHAGEAAPTAEQERLAVEAARTGGPALSLLAQADGDDQPGTEPMGVRLTLAVPDRPGLLGTVAGVLALHRLTVRSAGLRELDPIGAGPVLLLSWTVAAEFGELPEAARLRADLRRALDGSLDVSRRLAERDAAAPRRRGIPTPPPVVAVAPEVASATATVLEVRAHDAPGLLHRIGRALDGAGVRVRTAHVSTLGAEAVDSFYLTDQAGRPLSGRRAGEVAQAVRAALG; the protein is encoded by the coding sequence ATGACCACGCAGCCCGACCCGCCCTCCCGGCCCGCCGCCGGGCCCGCGACTCCCCCCGTGCGCCCGTCCGGGGACGACGGACCGCCCGACCACGGCACCGCCCGGGCCCGACTGCTGGACACGCCCGGCCTCGTCGGCACCGCCCGCCGCACCGCGCTGGCCGCGCTCACCGACGAGTGGCTGGCCGGACTGCTGGCGGCGGCCGGTGCCCCGGCCGGCGTCGCCCTGGTCGCGGTCGGCGGCTACGGGCGCGGCGAACTCTCCCCGCGCAGCGACCTCGACGTCCTGCTGCTGCACGACGGTCCGCTCGACCCGGAACTGCCCGAACGCATCTGGTACCCGGTCTGGGACGCCGGCGCCTCGCTCGACCACTCCGTCCGCACCCTCGCCGAGGCCCGGACCGTCGCCGCCGACGACCTCAAGGCCCAGCTCGGCCTGCTCGACGCCCGGCACATCGCCGGCGACCGGGAGCTCACCGCCGGGCTGCGCTCCGCCGTGCTCGCCGACTGGCGCGCCGGCGCCCCGAACCGCCTGCCCGAGCTGCGCGAACTCGGCCGCGAGCGGGCCGAGCGCCACGGCGAGCTCTCCTTCCTGCTGGAGCCGGACCTCAAGGAGGCCCGCGGCGGCCTGCGCGACGTGGTCGCGCTCAACGCGATCGCCGCCACCTGGCTGGCCGACGCCCCGCGCGACGGCCTGGACGCCGCCGCCCTGCGGCTGGCGGACGTGCGGGACGCGCTGCACCTGGTCACCGGCCGGGCCACCGAGCGGCTCAGCCTCCAGGACCAGGACCAGGTCGCCGAACGGCTCGGCGTACTGGACGCCGACACCCTGCTGCGCCAGGTGTACGAGGCCGCGCGGACCATCGCCTACGCGAGTGACGTCACCTGGCGGGCGGTGGACCGGGTGCTGGCCGCCAGGACCACCCGGGGCCGGCGCTCCTCCCGGCTCTCCTTCCCGTTCACCGGCACCGGTCGGGGCGGCGGCGCGGTGGCCCGCGGCGCGGTCCAGCGCCGGCCGCTCGCCGAGGGCGTCGTCGAGCAGGACGGCGAGGCGGTGCTCGCCCAGGGGGCCCGCCCGGCCGCCGACCCGGTGCTGCCGCTGCGCGCGGCGGCCGCGGCGGCGCAGAACGGGCTCACCATCTCCTACGCGACGGTCCGCCGGCTGGCCGCCGAGTGCCGCCCGCTGCCGGTGCCCTGGCCGGACGAGGCGCGCGAGCAACTGGTCACCCTGCTCGGCGCCGGGGAGGCCTGCCTGCCGGTCTGGGAGGCGCTGGAGGCGGAGGGGCTGATCACCCGGCTGCTGCCGGACTGGGAGCGCGTGCGCTGCCGTCCGCAGCGCAACGCGGTGCACCGCTGGACGGTCGACCGGCACCTGGTGGAGACGGCCGTGCGGGCCGCCGCGATGACCCGCCGGGTGGCCCGGCCGGACCTCCTGCTGGTCGCGGCGCTGCTGCACGACATCGGCAAGGGCTGGCCCGGCGACCACAGCGAGGCGGGCGAGGTGATCGTCCGCGACGTGGCCGCCCGGATGGGCTTCGACCACGAGTCCGTGGAGACCCTCGCCGTGCTGGTCCGCCACCACCTGACGCTGGTGGAGACCGCGACGCGGCGGGATCCGGACGACCCCGCCACCGTGGAGGCGATCACCAAGGTGGTCGCCACCCTGCCGCAGCTGGAGCTGCTGCACGCGCTGACCGAGGCCGACGCGACCGCCACCGGCCCGGCCGCCTGGAGCCGCTGGCGGGCCTCGCTGGTGGAGGGCCTGGCGGCCCGGGCCGCCGACCGGCTGGCCGGCGCTTACCCGTCGCCCGACCCGGGCCGGTGGGGCTCCCACGCCGGGGAGGCGGCGCCGACCGCCGAACAGGAGCGGCTCGCCGTCGAGGCCGCCCGGACGGGCGGTCCGGCGCTCTCGCTGCTGGCCCAGGCCGACGGGGACGACCAGCCGGGCACCGAGCCGATGGGCGTGCGGCTGACCCTCGCCGTGCCCGACCGGCCGGGTCTGCTCGGCACGGTCGCCGGGGTGCTGGCCCTGCACCGGCTGACCGTCCGCTCGGCGGGCCTGCGCGAGCTGGACCCGATCGGCGCCGGCCCGGTGCTGCTGCTGTCCTGGACGGTGGCCGCCGAGTTCGGCGAGCTGCCCGAGGCGGCCCGGCTCCGGGCCGACCTGCGCCGGGCGCTGGACGGCTCGCTGGACGTCTCGCGGCGGCTCGCCGAGCGCGACGCGGCCGCCCCGCGCCGGCGCGGCATCCCCACCCCGCCACCGGTGGTCGCCGTGGCGCCCGAGGTGGCCTCGGCGACGGCGACGGTGCTGGAGGTGCGCGCCCATGACGCCCCCGGCCTGCTGCACCGGATCGGCCGGGCCCTGGACGGCGCCGGCGTCCGGGTCCGGACGGCGCACGTCAGCACGCTCGGGGCGGAGGCCGTGGACTCCTTCTACCTGACCGACCAGGCGGGCCGGCCGCTCTCCGGCCGGCGGGCCGGGGAGGTGGCGCAGGCCGTCCGGGCGGCGCTGGGCTGA
- the nsdA gene encoding transcriptional repressor NsdA encodes MAEKQPNEKLTTWFARSGWSKGELARQVNRRARQIGAHHVSTDTSRVRRWLDGEQPREPIPKIMSELFSERFGSVVSIEDLGLRAAIPVSTVGGGVDLPWSAPQTVQLISDYSRSDLMLNRRGFLGTSLAMTAGAALIEPMQRWLAPGPNGAPTPILTAANGGEPFTGRLSEPELELLEQTTVMFRQWDAQNGGGLRRKAVVGQLHEVTDLLQETYPEQTTRRLFRLTAELAHLAGWMSYDVGMHPSAQKYYVLALHAAKEAGDRPFGALILTDMSRQMIHLNRGEDALELIHLAQYGSRDTATPRQQALLYAMEARAYATIGEVNRCARAVRLAEDTFTDIREGDGDPDWLKFFSPAELNAENAHSFRDLAYHSDRAELYASMSAPVMERAVDLFRQDGDHVRSYAFNLIGMASVHLLQREPEQAVVMAEQAVEIATKVRSERLNSRVRKTTEAAAARYGGVDAISRLKERVVQDIPEYVSVV; translated from the coding sequence ATGGCAGAGAAGCAACCCAATGAGAAGCTGACCACGTGGTTCGCCCGCAGCGGCTGGTCCAAGGGCGAACTGGCCCGCCAGGTCAACCGCCGGGCCCGCCAGATCGGCGCCCACCACGTGTCCACCGACACCTCGCGGGTGCGGCGCTGGCTCGACGGGGAGCAGCCCCGCGAGCCCATCCCGAAGATCATGTCGGAGCTCTTCTCCGAACGCTTCGGCTCCGTGGTCTCCATCGAGGACCTCGGGCTGCGGGCCGCCATCCCGGTCTCCACCGTCGGCGGCGGCGTCGACCTGCCGTGGAGCGCCCCGCAGACCGTCCAGCTGATCAGCGACTACTCGCGCAGCGACCTGATGCTGAACCGGCGGGGCTTCCTGGGCACCTCGCTCGCCATGACGGCCGGCGCCGCGCTGATCGAGCCGATGCAGCGCTGGCTCGCCCCCGGCCCGAACGGCGCGCCCACCCCGATCCTGACCGCCGCCAACGGCGGCGAGCCGTTCACCGGCCGGCTCTCCGAGCCCGAGCTGGAACTGCTGGAGCAGACCACCGTCATGTTCCGGCAGTGGGACGCGCAGAACGGCGGTGGGCTGCGCCGCAAGGCCGTCGTCGGCCAGCTGCACGAGGTCACCGACCTGCTCCAGGAGACCTACCCCGAGCAGACCACCCGGCGGCTGTTCCGGCTCACCGCCGAGCTGGCCCACCTGGCCGGCTGGATGTCCTACGACGTCGGCATGCACCCCAGCGCGCAGAAGTACTACGTGCTGGCCCTGCACGCCGCCAAGGAGGCCGGCGACCGCCCGTTCGGCGCGCTGATCCTCACCGACATGAGCCGCCAGATGATCCACCTCAACCGCGGCGAGGACGCCCTGGAGCTGATCCACCTGGCCCAGTACGGCAGCCGGGACACCGCCACCCCGCGCCAGCAGGCCCTGCTGTACGCGATGGAGGCGCGCGCCTACGCCACCATCGGCGAGGTGAACCGCTGTGCCCGGGCGGTCCGGCTGGCCGAGGACACCTTCACCGACATCCGCGAGGGCGACGGCGACCCGGACTGGCTGAAGTTCTTCTCGCCGGCCGAGCTGAACGCCGAGAACGCGCACTCCTTCCGCGACCTCGCCTACCACTCGGACCGGGCCGAGCTGTACGCCTCGATGTCCGCCCCGGTCATGGAGCGGGCGGTCGACCTCTTCCGCCAGGACGGCGACCACGTCCGCTCCTACGCCTTCAACCTGATCGGCATGGCCAGCGTGCACCTGCTGCAGCGTGAGCCCGAGCAGGCCGTGGTGATGGCCGAGCAGGCGGTGGAGATCGCCACCAAGGTGCGCTCCGAGCGGCTCAACTCCAGGGTCCGCAAGACCACCGAGGCCGCCGCCGCCCGGTACGGCGGGGTGGACGCGATCAGCCGGCTCAAGGAGCGGGTGGTCCAGGACATCCCGGAGTACGTGTCGGTGGTCTGA
- a CDS encoding ammonium transporter, with protein sequence MPDGFSAGDTAFVLICAALVMVMTPGLAFFYGGMVRAKSTLNMLAMSFLSLGIVSVLWVLYGYSLSFGPDAGAGLIGNLDFLGMHGVGLNDLTGTIPVTAFSAFQLMFAIITPALISGAVADRAKFTAWGLFIALWVTIVYFPVAHWVFFFDGGNGGWLGDRNGVIDFAGGTAVHINAGVAGLALCLVLGKRVGFRKDPMRPHSLPLVMLGSGLLWFGWFGFNAGSALAANGVAAMAFVNTQVATAAALLGWLIYEKLRHGAFTTLGAASGAVAGLVAITPACGSVSPLGAVAIGLIAGAVCAAAISLKYRFGFDDSLDVVGVHAVGGAIGSLLVGLFATGTVGQTAKGLFYGGGLEQLGKQAMGVAVVAAYSFVVSWLLAKAIDSTVGFRVAEEVEVAGIDQAEHAESAYDFSALGAGPARMAAAVVAESTSGAAARAAGKNTEKTGVDA encoded by the coding sequence ATGCCGGACGGCTTCAGCGCGGGCGATACCGCCTTCGTGCTCATTTGCGCGGCCCTGGTCATGGTGATGACCCCCGGGCTGGCCTTCTTCTACGGGGGCATGGTCAGGGCCAAGAGCACACTCAACATGCTGGCGATGAGCTTCCTCTCGCTGGGCATCGTCAGCGTGCTCTGGGTCCTCTACGGGTACTCGCTCAGCTTCGGCCCCGACGCCGGCGCCGGGCTGATCGGCAACCTGGACTTCCTCGGGATGCACGGGGTGGGGCTGAACGACCTGACCGGGACCATCCCGGTCACCGCGTTCTCCGCCTTCCAGCTGATGTTCGCGATCATCACCCCGGCCCTGATCAGCGGGGCCGTCGCGGACCGCGCCAAGTTCACCGCCTGGGGCCTGTTCATCGCCCTCTGGGTGACCATCGTCTACTTCCCGGTCGCGCACTGGGTCTTCTTCTTCGACGGCGGCAACGGCGGCTGGCTCGGTGACCGCAACGGCGTGATCGACTTCGCCGGCGGCACCGCCGTGCACATCAACGCGGGCGTCGCGGGCCTGGCGCTCTGCCTGGTGCTGGGCAAGCGGGTCGGCTTCCGGAAGGACCCGATGCGGCCGCACAGCCTGCCGCTGGTCATGCTCGGCTCCGGGCTGCTCTGGTTCGGCTGGTTCGGCTTCAACGCGGGCTCGGCGCTGGCCGCCAACGGCGTCGCCGCGATGGCCTTCGTCAACACCCAGGTGGCCACGGCGGCCGCGCTGCTCGGCTGGCTGATCTACGAGAAGCTGCGGCACGGCGCGTTCACCACGCTGGGCGCCGCCTCCGGCGCGGTGGCCGGTCTGGTCGCCATCACCCCCGCGTGCGGTTCGGTCAGCCCGCTCGGCGCGGTCGCGATCGGCCTGATCGCCGGCGCCGTCTGCGCCGCGGCGATCAGCCTCAAGTACCGCTTCGGCTTCGACGACTCGCTCGACGTGGTCGGCGTGCACGCGGTCGGCGGTGCCATCGGCTCGCTGCTGGTCGGCCTCTTCGCCACCGGCACCGTCGGCCAGACCGCCAAGGGCCTGTTCTACGGCGGTGGCCTGGAGCAGCTCGGCAAGCAGGCGATGGGCGTGGCCGTGGTCGCCGCCTACTCCTTCGTCGTCTCCTGGCTGCTGGCCAAGGCGATCGACAGCACGGTCGGGTTCCGGGTCGCCGAGGAGGTCGAGGTGGCCGGCATCGACCAGGCCGAGCACGCCGAGTCCGCCTACGACTTCAGCGCGCTGGGGGCCGGTCCGGCCAGGATGGCCGCCGCGGTGGTCGCCGAGTCCACCTCCGGGGCCGCCGCCAGGGCCGCCGGGAAGAACACCGAGAAGACCGGGGTCGACGCCTGA
- a CDS encoding P-II family nitrogen regulator has translation MKLITAVIKPHRLDDVKAALQAFGVHGLTVTEASGYGRQRGHTEVYRGAEYTVDLVPKVRIEVLVEDDDADQLIDVLVKAARTGKIGDGKVWSVPVETAVRVRTGERGPDAL, from the coding sequence ATGAAGCTCATCACCGCAGTCATCAAGCCGCACCGTCTGGACGACGTGAAGGCCGCCCTGCAGGCCTTCGGGGTGCACGGGCTGACCGTCACCGAGGCGAGCGGTTACGGCCGCCAGCGAGGTCACACCGAGGTCTACCGGGGCGCGGAGTACACCGTGGACCTGGTACCCAAGGTCAGAATCGAGGTCCTGGTCGAGGACGACGACGCCGACCAGCTGATCGACGTCCTGGTGAAGGCCGCCCGGACCGGCAAGATCGGCGATGGCAAGGTCTGGAGCGTCCCGGTCGAGACCGCCGTGCGGGTCCGGACCGGTGAGCGCGGCCCCGACGCCCTCTGA